The sequence below is a genomic window from Ignavibacteriales bacterium.
TGAAATACTCGATAAATTATCAAATGATTTTAAAAATCTTACAGTAAAAAATTTTGATATCCGCAGAGGTAAAGCCCAGGTTCTTAATGATCTTTACAAAATAGCTGATGGTGATATTCTTGTGTTCTGTGATGCTAATACCATTTATGAATATGGGGCGATTACTAAAATGGTATCTTATTACACTTCCGAAAAAATAGGCGGCGTCAGCGGTAAATTAAGACTACTTGATTTTGAAAAGTCAAAAGAGTCCGGAAGTCAGGAAACACGTTATTGGGATTTTGAAACGTGGCTAAAAGAAAAAGAAGGTAGTCTTGGAATTCTTATCGGCGCCAACGGGGGAATTTATTCAATGAGGAAAAATATGTTTGTAGAAATCCCTATCGACCATCCCGTTAGTGATGATTTATACCTGTCGCTAAAAGTGCTTGAGCAGAAAAAGGATTTTCTGTTTATTAAAGATGCGATTGGCGAAGAGTTAACTGCGCCTTCAATCGAGGCCGAATTTTACAGGAAGATAAGAACCACATCAAATAACTTATACACAATAAAAGCAGTAAAAAAACTTCTCAATCCCTTTTATGGACTTAGTTCTTACGGGTTCTGGTCACACAAGGTTGTAAGGTGGTTTTCACCAATTCTGATGTTATTCTTATTGTTGACAAATATACTGTTATATAATGTGAGTAATTTTTTTGAAATATTTTTATACTTTCAATTAACTGGTTACGGACTTGCATTGATTGGATTTATATTGACAAAATTGAAAATGAATATGCAGCCATTTTTATTGTTCTACTATTTTGTAATGACAAATATTGCAATGTTAATTGGTATTGTTAAATACCTGCAAGGTCAGCAAACAAATCTTTGGCATTCAACCCCGCGGTGAAATGAATAAAACCTCCGAAAAAATATTAATCATCATCATTGATTTCCTTACCATCAACCTTTCATTTATTCTCTATTTTTATTTCAGAGTTGAGTCAGGGTTATTTGATTTAATTATTCTGCCGGAATTTTTTCTTCCGCTGCTTGCAATTTATTTCTACTGGCTTATCATCTTCACTTTTGTTGGTATGTATAGAACCTGGTTTGCTGCATCCAGATTTGATGAACTATCCACATTGTTCAAAGCTTCGTTCGTTGGAATATTTATTTTGTTCTTCCTGATCTTTCTTGATGACTATTTACACAATGTTGACTCACCGCAGCGCATTTTAATTTTTATTTACTGGGCTATCTTCTTAATACTCGTTGGTTCGGGAAGATTATTTATAAGAAGTTTTCAACGTAATCTTCTCATTAAAGGTTTTGGAAGAAGGAACGCATTAATTGTCGGCTTCAATAAAAAAGCAAATGAAGTTCATAAGGAAATTCTGAAACATCCGGCGCTTGGTCTCGATATATCAGGATATATCGCGGTTAAGAATGAGAATGTAGGGAAGACATTCAACGATATAAAAGTTATTGCTAATGTTGATTCAATCCAGGATATAATAGATGAAAAAAATATTAAAGAAGTAATCATCGCACTTGAAAAAGATGATCACGATGTTCTTGTAGAAATAATTTCCAAGTGTGACGCTAAAAATGTCGGGATGAAAATCGTTCCAGACCTTTATGAAATACTTAGCGGTCAGGCGCGAACGAGCCAGATCTATGGTATGCCGCTCATCGACATTATGCCCCAGCTAATGCCTGAATGGGAAAAAAGATTAAAACGTGTTATGGATATTTTAGTCTCGTTCATTATTCTGATAGTTACTATGCCTGTGTGTCTCTTTACATCAATTGCGATAAAATTAGAGAGTCCCGGTCCGATTCTTTTTACCCAGGAAAGATGCGGATTGAACGGAAAAATTTTTAAGATATTTAAATTCCGTTCAATGAGGAAAGATGCCGAGAAAGGTACAGGACCAGTCTGGTCACAAAAAGGTGATCCGCGTATTACTAAAGTCGGTAAGTTTATTCGTAAAGTAAGGATTGATGAAATCCCTCAAATGTTTAATGTACTTAAAGGCGAGATGAGCATGGTTGGACCCAGACCGGAACGTCCTTTCTTTGTAGAAAAATTATCACAGGAAATTCCTTACTATAAAAGACGGCTTAAGGTTCGTCCCGGTATTACAGGATGGGCACAGGTTAAACACAAGTATGATGAATCAATCGAGGACGTCAAAATTAAATTGCGCTATGATCTTTTTTATATTGAGAACATGTCACTGCGAATGGATTTTAAAATCATCTTCAGGACGATCTTTGTTGTACTTTTTGGCAAGGGGCATTATGGCTGATCTTTTTCCTTTCTTATTAATCAGAATGATTTTTAATTTTACGATTGTTAAAAATCTTTCATTAAGTATAATGACAACGGGAAGGAAGTTCTGAAATGTCATCCGGAAAAATTCTGATAATAATTCCAACCTTTAACGAACTGCAAAACATAGGCAGATTAATTCCTGAAGTCCTGAGCAAGGATGAAAATATTAATATTCTTATTGTTGATGATAATTCACCCGACGGTACCGGAGATTATATAAATGAATTAAGCCGCTCAAATGATAGAATAAAACTCATACGCCGTCAAAGTAAAATGGGTCTTGGCACAGCTTATTTAACCGGGTTTAAGTATGCGATAGAAAATAAATATGATTTTATTTTTGAAATGGATGCCGACTTTTCACATGATCCAAAAGAGATACCTCACTTTCTTACTTCAACAAATAAATATGATCTAGTACTTGGCAGCAGGTATATAAAAGGTGTCAACGTAATTAACTGGCCGATGAACAGGTTATTGTTAAGTTATTTTGCAAATATGTACACGCGTGTCATAACCGGTTTACCAATTAAAGATGCTACGGGCGGATTCAAATGTTTTAAGCGTGAAGTACTTGAAGCTATTGACCTGGATAATGTAAAATCCAACGGATATGCTTTCCAGATCGAGATGTCATTCAAAGCATGGAAAAAAGGATTTAAAGTCGGTGAGATACCGATCATCTTTATGGACCGTGAAATGGGAACATCCAAGATGTCAAAAAAAATTGTTCGTGAAGCAATTACTATGGTATGGAAACTTCGTTTAAGAAGTATGCTTGGCATACTTTAGAAGGAAATACTTTTGGATATATCTGTCATCATAGTAAACTATAATGTAAAAGAATTTCTGCAAAACCTTCTCCAGTCAATCCGCAAAGCTGTAACCGGACTTTCCCACGAAATAATAATTGTTGATAATAACTCCGATGACGGAAGCGTTGAATTCATAAGTGAAAAATTTCCTGATGTTATACTTATAAAAAATTCAGAGAACCTCGGATTCAGTAAAGCAAATAATATCGGATTGAAGGCTGCGAAAGGAAAGTACCTGTTGCTGCTTAATCCTGATACGATTGTCCGTGAAGATACGTTGCAGGAAATGATACGCTTCTTTCAAAAAAATCCTGATGCTGGATTAGCTGGATGTAAAATATTAAATCCCGACGGTACACTTCAGCTTGCTTGCAGAAGAAGTTTTCCCGGTCCGTGGACATCGTTTTGCAAAGTGACAGGTTTAAGTTCTCTCTTCCCGAACAGTAAATTATTTGCACGTTATAATCTTACCTACCTAAATGAAAATGAAACTTATGAAGTTGATGCTATTTCAGGTTCATTCATGATGTTCCCGAGATCAGTGTATGAAAAGATAGGCGGACTTGATGAAAGATTTTTTATGTACGGTGAGGATCTCGATTTTTGTTATCGTGTACAACAATCTGGATTAAATGTGTTTTATGTCCACTCAACAGAGATAATTCACTATAAAGGCGAAAGTACTAAACGCAGCAGTCTTGATGAAACGAAAATATTTTATGAAGCTATGCACCTGTTTGTAAAAAAACATCTTTCAACTTCGCTGATTGTTGAAATGATTTTAAGAAGTGCAATTGCTCTGAGGTCGCTGTTTGCTTTTCTTGGAAGAAGAAAGCTTGCACTTATATCCATCCTTGTTGATCTGATTTTATACAGCACATGTTTATTTGTGTCGGCAACACTTTATGAAAAATACACAAGCTGGAGAGGGTTCCATCAATATCATCAGTTGATAATTTATTCCATACCTGCCCTGGTTCATGTTTTTATCTCATCGCTTATCGGTGTTTACAGGAAAGATTCTCTTTCTGTGCTGCGAAATATGGGCGCTGTGTTTGTAAGCTTTTTTATAATGTCTGCCATAACATTTTTCTTTAATGAATTTGCATACAGCAGGGCAGTTGTGATAATCACTTATGTACTGGCATTCATTGTACTTTCTTTCTGGCGTATAATTTTTAAGATATATTTCCTTAAAAACATAAGTGGAGAAAAGTTAAAAAATAAAAAAGCAGTAATAATCGGTATTGACCAAAATGCTGTTGAGATAGGCAACAAACTCTTATCAAGAAATTCCGATATTTATTCTGTTGCCGGCTTTGTAGGATTTACACATAAACAAATCGGACAGACACTGAATGATATCCCCGTTATAGGAAGCATCGAAAATCTTAATAAAGTAATCCGCGAAAATAAAATTGATGAAGTTATTTTTTCAACAAGTGAATTATCGTACAACCAGATGATGAACCTTGTCGCATCTTGCCAGAGCGAAAATGTTGAATTTAAAATCATAGGTGATAACCTCGATTTTATGGTTGGCAAAACCTCCGTATCTATTCTTGATGACGTTCCATTGTTCTCTATTCAATATAATATTTCAAACCCGACTTCAATTGTTGTTAAAAGATTGTTCGACGCACTCGTTTCAACGGTTGTTTTGTTTTTGGTATATCCTTTTATATATTTCATCAGCAAGCTAAGTAATAGTGAATCTGATTTTAGGAGATTCATATTAACAGTTCCTTCAGTATTCAGGGGTAAATACAGTTTTGTAGGTCCACAAGCTGGTTCACAAATCGGCAACCTTTACTTAGGCAAACAAGGGTTAACCGGTTTATGGTACACTGAAAATCTTAAGGGACAAGCTTCGGAGAAGATCGATATTTACTATG
It includes:
- a CDS encoding glycosyltransferase translates to MNITLVTIFTLSFFLLLHSYLLYPVTIFLLNFITTKKIKSSTSNDLKVSILISVFNEEKVIEKTVRMLFSNGYPDDRLEIIIGSDKSEDGTNEILDKLSNDFKNLTVKNFDIRRGKAQVLNDLYKIADGDILVFCDANTIYEYGAITKMVSYYTSEKIGGVSGKLRLLDFEKSKESGSQETRYWDFETWLKEKEGSLGILIGANGGIYSMRKNMFVEIPIDHPVSDDLYLSLKVLEQKKDFLFIKDAIGEELTAPSIEAEFYRKIRTTSNNLYTIKAVKKLLNPFYGLSSYGFWSHKVVRWFSPILMLFLLLTNILLYNVSNFFEIFLYFQLTGYGLALIGFILTKLKMNMQPFLLFYYFVMTNIAMLIGIVKYLQGQQTNLWHSTPR
- a CDS encoding undecaprenyl-phosphate glucose phosphotransferase — its product is MNKTSEKILIIIIDFLTINLSFILYFYFRVESGLFDLIILPEFFLPLLAIYFYWLIIFTFVGMYRTWFAASRFDELSTLFKASFVGIFILFFLIFLDDYLHNVDSPQRILIFIYWAIFLILVGSGRLFIRSFQRNLLIKGFGRRNALIVGFNKKANEVHKEILKHPALGLDISGYIAVKNENVGKTFNDIKVIANVDSIQDIIDEKNIKEVIIALEKDDHDVLVEIISKCDAKNVGMKIVPDLYEILSGQARTSQIYGMPLIDIMPQLMPEWEKRLKRVMDILVSFIILIVTMPVCLFTSIAIKLESPGPILFTQERCGLNGKIFKIFKFRSMRKDAEKGTGPVWSQKGDPRITKVGKFIRKVRIDEIPQMFNVLKGEMSMVGPRPERPFFVEKLSQEIPYYKRRLKVRPGITGWAQVKHKYDESIEDVKIKLRYDLFYIENMSLRMDFKIIFRTIFVVLFGKGHYG
- a CDS encoding polyprenol monophosphomannose synthase, translated to MSSGKILIIIPTFNELQNIGRLIPEVLSKDENINILIVDDNSPDGTGDYINELSRSNDRIKLIRRQSKMGLGTAYLTGFKYAIENKYDFIFEMDADFSHDPKEIPHFLTSTNKYDLVLGSRYIKGVNVINWPMNRLLLSYFANMYTRVITGLPIKDATGGFKCFKREVLEAIDLDNVKSNGYAFQIEMSFKAWKKGFKVGEIPIIFMDREMGTSKMSKKIVREAITMVWKLRLRSMLGIL
- a CDS encoding glycosyltransferase; the encoded protein is MLLDISVIIVNYNVKEFLQNLLQSIRKAVTGLSHEIIIVDNNSDDGSVEFISEKFPDVILIKNSENLGFSKANNIGLKAAKGKYLLLLNPDTIVREDTLQEMIRFFQKNPDAGLAGCKILNPDGTLQLACRRSFPGPWTSFCKVTGLSSLFPNSKLFARYNLTYLNENETYEVDAISGSFMMFPRSVYEKIGGLDERFFMYGEDLDFCYRVQQSGLNVFYVHSTEIIHYKGESTKRSSLDETKIFYEAMHLFVKKHLSTSLIVEMILRSAIALRSLFAFLGRRKLALISILVDLILYSTCLFVSATLYEKYTSWRGFHQYHQLIIYSIPALVHVFISSLIGVYRKDSLSVLRNMGAVFVSFFIMSAITFFFNEFAYSRAVVIITYVLAFIVLSFWRIIFKIYFLKNISGEKLKNKKAVIIGIDQNAVEIGNKLLSRNSDIYSVAGFVGFTHKQIGQTLNDIPVIGSIENLNKVIRENKIDEVIFSTSELSYNQMMNLVASCQSENVEFKIIGDNLDFMVGKTSVSILDDVPLFSIQYNISNPTSIVVKRLFDALVSTVVLFLVYPFIYFISKLSNSESDFRRFILTVPSVFRGKYSFVGPQAGSQIGNLYLGKQGLTGLWYTENLKGQASEKIDIYYAKNQSVWLDIEILGRTLNKMWSKH